A region of Marnyiella aurantia DNA encodes the following proteins:
- the atpA gene encoding F0F1 ATP synthase subunit alpha gives MAEINPAEVSAILKQQLANFNTQSNVEEVGTVLQIGDGIARVYGLENVQYGELVKFSSGLEGIVLNLEEDNVGVALLGESKMVKEGDTVNRTNRISSINVGEGMLGRVVDTLGNPIDGKGPIAGDLYEMPLERKAPGVIFRQPVNEPLQTGIVAIDSMIPIGRGQRELIIGDRQTGKTTVAIDTILNQKEFYDAGEPVYCIYVAVGQKGSTVAQIVKTLEDKGAMAYTVIVAANASDPTPMQVYAPMAGASIGEFFRDTGRPALIIYDDLSKQAVAYRELSLLLRRPPGREAYPGDVFYLHSRLLERAAKVIKDDTIASQMNDLPDSLKPMVKGGGSLTALPIIETQAGDVSAYIPTNVISITDGQIFLETDLFNSGVRPAINVGISVSRVGGNAQIKSMKKVSGTLKLDQAQYKELEAFAKFGSDLDAATMSVISKGERNVEILKQPVNSPLTVENQVAMVYAGTENLMRNVPVNKVKAFMKEYTDFLRSKHPETMAAIKAGKIDGAVTDVLKSAAADLVGKYN, from the coding sequence ATGGCAGAAATAAATCCGGCAGAAGTATCAGCGATACTGAAGCAGCAGTTAGCAAATTTCAACACACAGAGTAATGTGGAAGAAGTGGGTACCGTACTTCAGATCGGTGACGGTATCGCCCGTGTATACGGTTTGGAAAATGTGCAGTATGGAGAATTGGTTAAATTTTCTTCAGGTCTGGAAGGTATCGTACTGAACCTGGAAGAAGATAATGTTGGTGTTGCACTTCTTGGTGAATCCAAGATGGTTAAGGAAGGTGATACTGTAAACCGTACCAACCGTATTTCATCTATTAATGTAGGTGAAGGAATGTTGGGTAGGGTAGTAGACACTCTTGGTAACCCAATAGACGGTAAAGGACCAATTGCCGGTGACCTTTATGAAATGCCTTTGGAAAGAAAAGCACCTGGGGTAATCTTCAGACAGCCGGTAAACGAGCCTCTGCAAACAGGTATCGTGGCTATTGACTCCATGATTCCAATCGGAAGAGGTCAGCGTGAACTTATAATTGGTGACCGTCAGACTGGTAAGACTACTGTTGCCATTGACACCATTTTGAACCAGAAAGAGTTTTACGATGCGGGTGAGCCTGTTTACTGTATCTACGTTGCTGTAGGTCAGAAAGGTTCTACTGTAGCTCAGATCGTTAAGACATTAGAAGATAAAGGAGCTATGGCTTATACAGTGATTGTAGCTGCCAATGCATCTGACCCAACTCCAATGCAGGTATATGCACCTATGGCCGGAGCATCTATCGGTGAGTTCTTCCGTGATACCGGAAGACCTGCACTTATCATTTATGATGATTTGTCCAAGCAGGCGGTTGCATACCGTGAGCTTTCCCTTTTGCTTAGAAGACCACCGGGCCGTGAAGCATATCCTGGAGACGTTTTCTACCTTCACTCCAGACTTTTGGAGAGAGCTGCAAAAGTGATCAAGGATGATACAATTGCATCTCAGATGAACGACTTGCCGGATTCCCTGAAGCCAATGGTGAAAGGTGGCGGTTCCCTTACAGCACTTCCGATTATTGAAACTCAGGCAGGCGACGTTTCTGCATATATCCCAACCAACGTAATTTCTATTACTGACGGTCAGATTTTCCTTGAAACCGACCTTTTCAACTCCGGTGTACGTCCTGCAATTAACGTAGGTATCTCCGTATCCAGGGTAGGTGGTAACGCCCAGATCAAATCCATGAAGAAGGTGTCCGGAACGCTTAAGTTGGACCAGGCACAATACAAGGAATTGGAAGCATTTGCAAAGTTCGGTTCTGACCTGGATGCTGCAACAATGAGCGTAATCTCCAAGGGTGAAAGGAACGTAGAGATCCTGAAGCAACCTGTAAATTCTCCGCTTACTGTAGAAAATCAGGTAGCGATGGTGTACGCCGGTACTGAGAACCTGATGAGAAATGTTCCTGTGAACAAGGTGAAAGCTTTTATGAAGGAATACACAGATTTCCTTAGATCGAAGCATCCTGAAACTATGGCAGCCATAAAAGCTGGAAAGATTGACGGAGCGGTTACAGACGTACTGAAAAGTGCAGCTGCAGACCTTGTAGGAAAATATAATTAA
- the trxB gene encoding thioredoxin-disulfide reductase codes for MEQNILDCVIIGSGPSGFTAAIYAARADLKPELFTGLEPGGQLTTTTEVDNFPGYADGVTGPQMMMDLQKQAERFDTKVHYELITKVEFATEVGGIHKLWAGTREILAKTVIISTGATAKYLGLDDEKKYAGGGVSACATCDGFFYKGKDVIVVGAGDTAAEEATYLAKLTNKVTMLVRKDTFRASKAMIHRVENTPNIEVKFNHELIAIEGENSLVERAVVINNITQETSKIDVHGIFIAIGHKPNTDIFARQISLDENGYIKTVSGSTHTNLPGVFAAGDVQDHIYRQAITAAGSGCMAAMDAEKYLAELH; via the coding sequence ATGGAACAGAATATTTTAGACTGTGTAATCATCGGATCAGGACCTTCAGGCTTTACAGCTGCTATCTATGCAGCGCGTGCCGATCTGAAGCCGGAACTTTTTACGGGTCTGGAGCCTGGCGGACAGCTTACAACTACAACAGAGGTTGATAATTTTCCCGGTTATGCAGATGGGGTTACAGGGCCGCAGATGATGATGGACTTGCAGAAGCAGGCTGAAAGATTCGACACAAAAGTTCATTATGAGCTTATCACTAAAGTTGAATTCGCGACTGAAGTTGGCGGCATCCATAAACTTTGGGCTGGCACAAGGGAAATTCTGGCAAAGACGGTGATTATTTCTACCGGAGCTACGGCAAAATACCTCGGTCTGGACGATGAGAAAAAATATGCCGGCGGCGGGGTTTCGGCGTGTGCTACCTGCGACGGATTCTTTTACAAGGGTAAGGATGTTATCGTAGTTGGTGCTGGTGATACCGCTGCAGAAGAAGCTACCTATCTGGCAAAGCTTACCAATAAAGTAACGATGCTGGTACGTAAGGATACCTTCCGTGCTTCCAAAGCAATGATTCACCGTGTGGAAAACACTCCTAACATAGAAGTGAAATTCAATCATGAACTCATCGCTATTGAAGGTGAGAATTCGCTTGTGGAGAGAGCAGTTGTGATTAACAATATCACCCAGGAGACTTCTAAAATTGATGTTCACGGGATTTTTATAGCTATCGGACACAAACCTAATACAGATATCTTTGCAAGACAGATTTCTCTGGACGAAAACGGATACATTAAAACTGTTTCGGGGTCTACACATACTAACCTGCCAGGCGTTTTTGCTGCCGGAGATGTTCAGGACCATATCTACAGACAGGCAATTACGGCTGCCGGTAGTGGCTGTATGGCTGCGATGGATGCCGAAAAATATCTTGCAGAACTTCACTAA
- a CDS encoding DUF962 domain-containing protein, translated as MGKQKMTYGEFYGYYLSQHQKPMNRVFHFLGIFFTFWILIYIIYSGQERFFWYLPLTLLALPAFGHVFEKNTPTGIKAPVRTLMSDFRFFFELISGKEKFRPKNDNIIR; from the coding sequence ATGGGAAAACAAAAAATGACTTACGGCGAATTTTACGGATATTATCTTAGTCAGCATCAGAAACCCATGAACAGGGTGTTTCATTTTTTAGGAATTTTCTTCACGTTCTGGATTCTTATCTACATCATATATTCCGGGCAGGAACGCTTTTTTTGGTATCTACCACTTACGTTGCTGGCTTTACCAGCCTTTGGGCATGTATTCGAAAAGAATACGCCTACGGGAATTAAAGCGCCGGTGCGCACACTGATGAGTGACTTCCGGTTTTTCTTTGAACTGATTAGCGGAAAGGAGAAATTCCGTCCGAAAAACGATAATATTATCAGATAA
- the crcB gene encoding fluoride efflux transporter CrcB: MKYLLIIFLGGGAGSVLRFLISRSTQSLWNMGGFPLGTFAVNMLGCLLIGILSSAIPKEFNELRLLLIAGFCGGFTTFSAFSLEGLALWQNQNYTILALYTTASILLGLLAVWLGSQIRL, from the coding sequence ATGAAATATCTCCTGATCATATTTTTAGGCGGAGGAGCGGGCAGCGTACTCCGCTTTCTTATTTCCAGAAGTACACAGTCACTCTGGAATATGGGTGGTTTCCCTTTGGGAACTTTTGCTGTAAATATGCTGGGATGCCTGCTTATCGGAATATTATCCTCCGCAATCCCTAAAGAATTTAATGAACTTAGGTTACTGCTTATCGCGGGTTTTTGCGGGGGCTTCACTACCTTTTCTGCCTTCTCACTGGAAGGTCTTGCCCTTTGGCAAAATCAAAATTATACAATACTGGCCCTATACACAACAGCCAGCATCCTCTTGGGATTGCTGGCTGTTTGGCTGGGTTCACAGATCCGTCTGTAA
- a CDS encoding APC family permease has translation MNQLFRRKHYTEADHSTGLNRVLGVWDIVFFGLAAIIGAGSFSSLGEAIFRGGPGVISLYIICGIACGFTALSYAEFASRIPVAGSAYTYAYASFGELMAWIIGWALIMEYSFGNIYVAFSWSDYFTGFLERLGVFVPDYLSTSYPEARKAFENGSENRNLINAWTSAPIVAGWKFIVDIPAILINIAITALVYIGVKESKNFNNMLVILKIAVIILIICVGVFYIDSDNWTPVGKDGTTSFMPNGFSGVMAAVSGVFFAYIGFDALSVLSEETKNPQKNLPRGMIISLVVSTLIYIALTLILTGFVDYRKFEGVGDPLSFIFAPENGNIPWMEFVVSVTAIIAITSVLLVFQMGQPRIWYAMSRDGLLPKKFSTIHEKYRTPGFATIITGIAVGLPILFTDKSFILDFTSIGTIFAFVLVNGGILLMPRKEKLKGRFHMPYVNSRYIFPILFLGSLSGFYYWQPEFFADLLKWSDPVNGEFRISVTIYIIINFILVYLSFTRNLSLIPLLGLTCCLYLLTGMTHNNWFWFGLWFAVGLIIYFMYGMKNSKLQRDLNGDLN, from the coding sequence ATGAACCAACTTTTCAGGAGAAAACACTACACCGAAGCCGACCATTCAACCGGTCTGAACCGCGTGCTTGGTGTTTGGGACATCGTATTTTTCGGACTGGCTGCCATCATCGGCGCGGGCAGTTTCAGCAGTTTGGGCGAAGCCATTTTCCGTGGTGGACCCGGCGTTATTTCGCTTTATATAATTTGTGGAATTGCCTGCGGTTTTACGGCTCTCTCCTATGCCGAATTTGCCAGCCGGATTCCCGTTGCTGGTTCCGCTTATACCTATGCCTACGCCAGTTTTGGCGAACTGATGGCCTGGATCATTGGCTGGGCGCTCATAATGGAATATTCGTTCGGGAATATTTATGTAGCCTTTTCGTGGAGTGATTATTTTACGGGATTTCTGGAGCGGCTTGGAGTGTTTGTGCCCGATTATCTGTCTACCAGCTATCCGGAAGCCAGGAAAGCCTTTGAAAACGGTTCCGAAAACAGGAATCTGATTAATGCCTGGACCAGCGCCCCTATCGTGGCAGGCTGGAAGTTCATTGTAGATATTCCTGCGATCCTTATTAATATCGCTATTACCGCTCTGGTATATATAGGCGTTAAAGAAAGTAAGAATTTCAACAATATGCTTGTAATACTGAAGATTGCAGTTATCATCCTTATTATATGCGTAGGCGTTTTTTATATTGATTCTGATAACTGGACACCGGTGGGTAAGGACGGTACCACCAGCTTCATGCCTAACGGTTTTTCAGGAGTGATGGCAGCTGTTTCCGGAGTTTTCTTTGCCTATATCGGTTTTGATGCGCTGAGTGTTCTTTCTGAAGAAACCAAAAATCCCCAAAAGAATTTGCCCCGCGGAATGATTATTTCGCTGGTGGTAAGTACTCTGATTTATATTGCACTGACATTAATCCTGACCGGATTTGTGGATTACCGCAAATTTGAAGGTGTGGGCGACCCGCTGTCCTTCATCTTCGCACCGGAAAACGGGAACATTCCGTGGATGGAATTTGTAGTTTCTGTTACAGCAATCATTGCCATTACTTCTGTACTTCTGGTGTTCCAAATGGGCCAGCCAAGGATCTGGTATGCCATGAGCCGCGACGGTCTGTTACCGAAAAAGTTTTCCACCATTCACGAAAAATACAGAACACCTGGCTTTGCTACCATAATTACCGGCATCGCAGTGGGATTACCCATCCTGTTTACCGACAAGTCATTTATACTTGATTTCACAAGTATAGGAACCATTTTCGCGTTTGTTCTGGTGAACGGAGGAATACTGCTTATGCCACGAAAAGAAAAGCTTAAAGGCCGGTTCCACATGCCTTATGTGAACTCCAGGTATATTTTTCCGATATTGTTTTTAGGCAGTCTTTCGGGGTTCTACTATTGGCAACCGGAATTTTTTGCCGATCTGCTGAAATGGAGCGACCCTGTAAACGGTGAATTCAGGATATCAGTAACCATTTATATCATCATCAATTTTATTCTGGTATATCTTTCGTTTACCCGTAACCTAAGCCTGATTCCTCTTCTGGGACTTACGTGCTGTTTATATCTGCTGACGGGGATGACGCATAATAACTGGTTCTGGTTTGGTCTTTGGTTTGCAGTGGGACTCATTATTTACTTCATGTACGGCATGAAGAACAGCAAACTGCAGCGTGACCTGAACGGTGATCTGAACTGA
- a CDS encoding ATP-dependent Clp protease adaptor ClpS — translation MLETIHSVRDYENPQRQYEEDVLLLEKEDEINKLILWNDDVNTFDFVIESLITVCKHTAEQAQQCTILVHYKGKCTVKTGSMDLLKPMHEQLTERGLTSEIV, via the coding sequence ATGTTGGAGACCATCCATTCAGTAAGAGACTACGAAAATCCGCAGCGACAGTATGAAGAAGATGTACTTCTGCTTGAAAAGGAAGACGAGATCAACAAACTCATTCTTTGGAATGACGATGTGAACACCTTCGATTTCGTTATAGAATCGCTTATAACTGTTTGCAAGCACACCGCGGAACAGGCTCAGCAATGTACCATCCTGGTGCATTACAAAGGGAAATGTACAGTAAAAACAGGTTCGATGGATTTGCTGAAGCCGATGCATGAACAGCTGACCGAACGCGGCCTTACCAGCGAAATAGTTTGA
- a CDS encoding tetratricopeptide repeat protein, whose amino-acid sequence MNSKKMILAGAVFYFGLAEAQHSRYFSDRGSYTYNLAENLYQTRVFNASQYEYAQQYFYNHNLTASKKEAAQFFDNVIGVILQKNHAEKGLAAFMKEYPESAFFAQANLPLADYYLAQKDFDKALETLQNVNQYQLSRQENADYILKLGYAKFMTGDSPGAIRALEEAYENGGTENKMEIAYMLGHLYYADRQHNKAFQYFDSVKSDEKFAKLVRPYYVQMYYNEKQYDQAIAEGTTLLDDPSISEAYKAEVHKIIGESYFMKKDYSAAYPHLKSFVESKSNPSESDLYQMGFVAAELQKYEDAVSYYNKLINSNSALSQNAYYQLGNAYLQTGRKQEALSAYRSAHQMDYDSSVQKLAHEQYAKLSYDVGNPFEAAPKVIQNYIDKYPSDAKTPELKRLLVKSYLYSGDYKETLAAIDKLQNSSPETDKIDQEVSYLLGTEEFNKGNYDAAEQYFLRSLEFNINKEFNSRAHYWLGQTYYQKGNYSSAISHYENVLTGPAFPEKRQLSYDLGYAYFKSRDFTKAKQYFADYLKNPDPEFRNDAELRLADTHYANNELADAIAIYDSAANVNDYTVFQKGLALGFQGKNAEKITVLKGLISQYANSEYVDDAQYEIGVAYSTDGDYTSSNDYFGRVVKESPDRDLVANAQIYRAQNYIDGNDDAKALAEFQQLGTQYRGTAFASKVVQASRPLYMKNGDISGYQTFAQQLGVRIEAAELDEINLATAKQHYLKKEYARAVPLYEKYLSQNPTGEGLYQAQYELGESYYQTSNITKALLTLQDVASVQNDYQEDAQTRIAQIYISQGDVTEAKKYLNPLMSSENVNIRNFAIVELMTIFASEKNFKEAERLADLVLANNKNAPAVLESARVIKARSLMNGGKDAQSAYAALEKSSNPAVAAEALYAKAFYQNKVKSYKSSNETIFKLANNYAAEEYWGAKALVLMARNYIGLKDNYQASYTVDQIIANYQDLPEIVAEAREVKKLIK is encoded by the coding sequence ATGAATTCGAAGAAAATGATACTGGCCGGCGCCGTTTTTTATTTTGGATTAGCCGAAGCTCAGCACTCCAGATATTTCAGTGACCGCGGTTCTTATACCTACAATTTGGCCGAAAACCTTTACCAAACAAGGGTTTTTAACGCGTCTCAATACGAATATGCCCAGCAATATTTTTATAACCATAATCTTACTGCCTCCAAAAAAGAAGCTGCGCAGTTCTTTGACAACGTAATTGGGGTCATACTTCAGAAAAATCATGCTGAAAAAGGCCTTGCCGCCTTCATGAAAGAATATCCGGAATCTGCATTTTTTGCTCAGGCCAACCTGCCACTGGCGGACTATTATCTTGCCCAAAAAGATTTTGACAAGGCCCTCGAAACCCTCCAGAATGTGAATCAGTATCAGCTTTCCCGTCAGGAAAACGCCGATTATATCCTCAAACTTGGTTATGCCAAATTCATGACCGGCGACAGCCCGGGCGCAATCCGTGCGCTGGAGGAAGCTTATGAAAATGGCGGCACAGAAAATAAAATGGAAATCGCTTATATGCTGGGTCACCTGTATTATGCAGACCGCCAGCACAATAAAGCCTTTCAGTATTTTGACAGTGTGAAGTCTGACGAAAAGTTCGCCAAACTGGTGCGTCCTTATTATGTGCAGATGTACTACAATGAGAAGCAGTACGACCAGGCCATTGCCGAAGGAACAACTTTGCTGGACGATCCTTCTATTTCCGAAGCCTACAAAGCTGAAGTCCACAAGATCATAGGGGAGAGTTATTTTATGAAAAAGGACTATTCCGCTGCGTACCCGCACCTGAAAAGTTTTGTGGAAAGCAAATCCAACCCAAGCGAAAGCGACCTTTATCAGATGGGATTTGTGGCGGCAGAGCTTCAGAAATATGAAGATGCAGTTTCGTATTATAACAAGCTCATAAACAGTAATTCTGCCCTGTCTCAAAACGCATATTACCAGTTAGGAAACGCTTACCTCCAAACCGGCAGGAAGCAGGAAGCACTTTCGGCCTACCGTTCCGCACATCAGATGGATTATGACAGTTCCGTACAGAAGCTGGCACATGAACAGTATGCCAAATTAAGTTACGACGTAGGTAACCCGTTTGAGGCTGCACCAAAGGTGATTCAGAATTATATCGATAAATATCCTTCTGATGCCAAAACACCTGAATTAAAGAGACTTTTGGTTAAATCCTACCTCTATTCCGGAGATTATAAAGAAACTCTGGCCGCTATAGATAAGCTTCAGAACTCAAGCCCGGAAACTGATAAAATTGATCAGGAAGTTTCATACCTGCTGGGTACTGAAGAATTCAACAAAGGGAATTATGATGCTGCCGAACAGTATTTCTTAAGAAGCCTGGAATTCAACATCAATAAAGAATTTAACAGCCGTGCACATTACTGGCTGGGTCAGACCTATTATCAGAAAGGCAATTATTCATCAGCAATCAGCCATTATGAAAACGTCCTTACAGGTCCGGCATTTCCGGAAAAAAGGCAGCTTTCTTACGATTTGGGATATGCCTACTTTAAATCGAGAGATTTCACTAAAGCAAAGCAATATTTTGCAGATTACCTGAAAAATCCTGATCCAGAATTTAGGAACGATGCCGAACTGAGACTTGCAGATACGCATTATGCCAACAACGAATTGGCAGATGCTATTGCTATTTATGACAGTGCGGCCAATGTGAATGACTATACCGTTTTCCAAAAAGGTCTGGCACTTGGTTTCCAGGGCAAAAATGCAGAAAAAATTACTGTTCTGAAAGGGCTTATTTCCCAGTATGCCAATTCGGAATATGTGGATGATGCGCAGTATGAAATAGGAGTGGCTTATTCCACCGATGGTGATTATACAAGCTCTAATGACTATTTCGGCAGAGTAGTAAAAGAAAGTCCGGACCGTGATCTTGTGGCAAATGCACAGATTTACAGAGCGCAGAATTATATAGACGGCAATGATGATGCTAAAGCGCTGGCTGAATTTCAGCAACTGGGTACCCAATACCGCGGAACAGCTTTTGCGTCCAAAGTGGTACAGGCCTCACGTCCTCTCTATATGAAAAACGGAGATATAAGCGGCTATCAGACATTTGCACAGCAGCTTGGTGTAAGGATAGAAGCGGCTGAACTTGATGAAATTAACCTGGCTACAGCTAAGCAGCATTACCTGAAAAAAGAATACGCGCGTGCCGTTCCGTTATATGAAAAGTACCTGAGTCAGAATCCGACAGGCGAAGGCTTATATCAGGCACAATACGAATTGGGCGAGAGCTACTATCAAACTTCCAATATCACAAAAGCATTGCTTACTCTTCAGGATGTCGCATCGGTTCAAAATGATTATCAGGAAGATGCACAGACAAGGATTGCACAGATTTACATTTCACAGGGTGATGTTACTGAAGCCAAAAAGTATCTGAATCCACTAATGTCTTCCGAAAACGTGAATATCAGGAATTTTGCGATTGTAGAACTAATGACGATTTTTGCATCCGAGAAAAACTTTAAAGAGGCAGAACGATTGGCAGATTTGGTACTTGCCAACAACAAAAATGCACCGGCAGTACTTGAAAGCGCGAGGGTGATAAAGGCCAGAAGCCTGATGAACGGCGGCAAGGATGCGCAATCTGCTTATGCAGCGCTGGAAAAATCTTCCAATCCTGCAGTGGCGGCTGAGGCACTGTATGCAAAGGCTTTCTATCAGAACAAAGTCAAGTCTTATAAATCTTCTAACGAAACTATCTTCAAACTGGCCAACAATTATGCGGCAGAAGAATATTGGGGAGCTAAGGCGCTTGTCCTGATGGCCCGTAACTATATAGGTCTTAAAGATAATTATCAGGCAAGTTATACAGTAGACCAAATCATTGCCAACTACCAGGATTTGCCTGAGATTGTAGCCGAAGCCCGTGAAGTTAAAAAACTCATTAAATAG
- a CDS encoding hemolysin family protein translates to MDSDIIKLLLALFLVLLNGFFVAAEFSIVKVRYSQIQLKAAEGNSMAKQAEFIIKRLDEYLSATQLGITLASLALGWVGESAMHHIIEKMFIYFEIAAEQSTITTVSLVISFLIITVMHIVFGELIPKSIAIRKAEATTMAIAVPLRVFYTVFKPFIWTMNHMSNAVLRLMKIHPASEHEIHSTEELQLLVKQSADSGEIQEENYEIIKNAFDFTDHSAKQIMVPRQNILSIDIEDPIEEVINQIMDSGYSRIPVYKDSIDNVIGIFYTKEIIREYVRSKGNITHLDLERLMREAFFVVGSKKISDLMKIFQQKKQHLAVVIDEFGGTEGIITLEDILEELVGEIQDEEDDEEKVVDQVGENTYWVQATQPLDEINEFVPKKFPLSEEGEFNTLAGYILHELEDIPEENQEFKMNSYHFKILKMNNKSVEMVELVYDEKSVLDELSEELGEL, encoded by the coding sequence ATGGATTCGGACATAATTAAGCTGCTCCTGGCTTTATTCTTAGTATTATTGAATGGCTTTTTTGTAGCAGCAGAATTCTCAATTGTTAAAGTTCGTTACTCACAGATTCAACTTAAGGCCGCCGAGGGAAACTCAATGGCGAAACAGGCCGAATTCATCATCAAGCGTCTTGATGAATATCTCTCTGCAACACAACTCGGAATTACGCTTGCCTCCCTTGCATTAGGTTGGGTGGGCGAAAGTGCCATGCACCATATCATCGAGAAAATGTTTATCTACTTCGAAATTGCAGCGGAGCAGAGTACAATAACTACCGTTTCACTGGTCATAAGCTTTTTAATCATTACCGTAATGCATATTGTTTTCGGTGAACTTATACCGAAGTCAATTGCGATCCGTAAGGCCGAAGCTACTACAATGGCGATTGCTGTGCCGCTTCGCGTATTCTATACCGTATTCAAACCGTTTATCTGGACCATGAATCATATGTCCAATGCGGTGCTGAGACTGATGAAAATACATCCTGCTTCGGAACATGAGATCCATTCTACGGAGGAACTTCAGCTCCTGGTGAAGCAGTCCGCGGATTCGGGTGAGATTCAGGAGGAAAACTATGAAATTATTAAGAATGCTTTTGATTTTACAGACCACTCTGCCAAGCAGATCATGGTGCCGCGTCAGAATATTCTTTCAATTGATATTGAAGATCCTATTGAAGAGGTAATCAATCAGATTATGGACAGCGGTTATTCCAGGATTCCGGTGTATAAAGATTCTATTGATAATGTGATCGGGATTTTCTACACTAAGGAAATCATCAGGGAATATGTGAGAAGCAAAGGGAATATTACGCACCTGGATTTGGAGCGCTTGATGCGGGAAGCTTTCTTCGTGGTTGGCAGTAAGAAAATCTCGGACCTGATGAAGATTTTTCAGCAGAAAAAGCAGCATCTTGCTGTTGTTATAGATGAATTTGGCGGTACCGAAGGTATTATTACACTGGAAGATATTTTGGAGGAACTTGTAGGCGAAATTCAGGATGAAGAGGACGATGAGGAAAAGGTAGTGGACCAGGTGGGCGAAAACACGTATTGGGTGCAGGCTACACAGCCTTTAGATGAGATCAATGAGTTTGTTCCCAAAAAGTTTCCGCTTTCCGAGGAAGGTGAGTTCAACACACTGGCAGGATATATTCTTCATGAGCTGGAGGATATCCCGGAGGAAAACCAGGAGTTTAAAATGAACAGCTATCACTTCAAGATTTTGAAGATGAATAATAAAAGTGTGGAGATGGTGGAACTGGTGTACGATGAAAAAAGTGTACTGGATGAACTTTCTGAAGAATTGGGCGAATTATAA
- the atpG gene encoding ATP synthase F1 subunit gamma, whose product MANLKEIRGRITSIGSTMQITSAMKMVAAAKLKKAQDAIVMLRPYSEKLTELIENVSAGTELEEVSTFTAEREVKKALYIVVTSNRGLAGAFNSSVTKELNVLLGNVNHEVEILTVGKKAFDAVRRSRTVYGNHSSVFDQLSFDVVASFTEQVMKDYSEGRFDKVFVIYNKFINAATQEVRTEQVLPIALPEKSSDVNTDYIFEPSAREILEGLIPKSIKTQVYKAILDSVAAEHGARMTAMHKATDNAQALKNDLVITYNKARQAAITNEILEIVSGAEALKSK is encoded by the coding sequence ATGGCAAACTTAAAGGAAATACGCGGCCGGATTACTTCAATCGGTTCTACGATGCAGATTACCAGCGCAATGAAAATGGTTGCTGCTGCTAAGCTGAAGAAAGCTCAGGACGCAATCGTTATGCTGAGACCTTATTCCGAAAAGCTTACTGAGCTTATTGAAAACGTAAGTGCAGGAACCGAGCTGGAAGAGGTGTCTACCTTTACGGCGGAGCGTGAGGTTAAAAAAGCACTCTATATTGTGGTGACTTCCAACAGAGGTCTTGCCGGTGCATTTAACTCCTCGGTAACAAAGGAACTGAACGTTTTGCTTGGCAATGTAAATCATGAAGTGGAAATACTTACTGTAGGTAAAAAAGCTTTCGATGCTGTGCGCAGAAGCCGTACCGTTTACGGGAACCACAGTTCCGTTTTTGACCAGTTGAGTTTTGATGTTGTAGCCAGCTTTACAGAGCAAGTGATGAAGGACTATTCCGAAGGCAGATTCGACAAGGTATTTGTTATCTACAATAAATTCATCAATGCAGCAACGCAGGAAGTTCGTACGGAGCAGGTTTTACCTATCGCACTGCCTGAAAAGAGCTCAGATGTAAATACAGATTATATTTTTGAACCCAGCGCCAGAGAAATTCTGGAAGGTCTTATTCCAAAGTCCATTAAGACTCAGGTGTATAAAGCCATTCTTGATTCCGTTGCTGCAGAGCACGGTGCCAGAATGACGGCCATGCACAAAGCTACGGACAATGCACAGGCACTTAAAAATGATCTTGTTATCACTTATAACAAGGCCCGTCAGGCAGCGATTACGAATGAAATACTTGAAATCGTATCCGGTGCGGAGGCATTGAAATCAAAGTAA